Proteins found in one Cobetia sp. L2A1 genomic segment:
- the prmC gene encoding peptide chain release factor N(5)-glutamine methyltransferase, with amino-acid sequence MRIDVTLAAATARLSEAGSDSPRLDAELLLGEVMGRERTWFYTWGDRDLEAEASAEDIARFEALLARRAEGHPVAHLLGRREFYGLTLACSPVTLIPRPDTEVMVECALELAEASTGRLLDLGTGTGAIALAFARHRPQWQVLGVDLVEEAVALARCNAETLAIGNAEFRCSNWFSAVSENDFALITANPPYLADDDPHLMLGDVRFEPRSALVAERHGLADFMHLIEVAPRYLAAGGHLMLEHGLKQGPEVRGALLSAGYTDVDTLEDLGGRERITLGKKI; translated from the coding sequence GTGAGAATTGATGTCACGCTAGCAGCAGCCACCGCACGCCTGAGTGAGGCGGGCAGTGACTCGCCGCGCCTGGATGCCGAGCTATTGCTGGGTGAAGTGATGGGGCGTGAGCGCACCTGGTTCTATACCTGGGGTGATCGGGATCTAGAGGCAGAAGCGAGCGCTGAGGATATTGCCCGCTTTGAAGCGCTGCTGGCGCGTCGTGCCGAAGGGCATCCGGTCGCTCATCTGCTTGGACGACGTGAGTTCTATGGCCTGACACTAGCGTGTTCACCGGTCACGCTGATTCCGCGTCCGGACACCGAGGTAATGGTGGAGTGTGCGCTGGAGCTGGCGGAAGCCTCGACAGGTCGTCTACTGGATCTCGGCACCGGCACTGGTGCCATCGCGTTGGCATTTGCACGCCACCGTCCACAGTGGCAGGTGCTGGGCGTCGACCTTGTCGAAGAGGCCGTGGCTCTGGCGCGCTGCAATGCTGAGACACTGGCGATTGGCAATGCTGAATTTCGGTGCAGTAACTGGTTCTCTGCAGTGAGTGAGAATGACTTTGCGCTGATCACTGCCAACCCTCCGTATCTGGCTGATGATGATCCCCATTTGATGCTGGGCGATGTGCGTTTTGAGCCGCGCTCCGCACTGGTGGCAGAACGTCATGGATTGGCAGACTTCATGCACCTCATTGAGGTTGCGCCACGCTACTTGGCGGCGGGTGGACATCTGATGTTGGAGCATGGCCTGAAGCAAGGGCCTGAAGTGCGAGGCGCGTTGTTGTCTGCTGGCTACACCGATGTTGATACGCTTGAAGATCTGGGTGGTCGCGAGCGAATCACACTGGGCAAGAAAATCTGA
- a CDS encoding Lrp/AsnC ligand binding domain-containing protein: MKAKSRSLDRIDLKILRCLQENARISYVDLASEVGLSTTPCLERVKRLERAGVIRGYKAVLDPKALKANLLVFVEISLETQSPSVFDEFRRAVSKLPQIQECHLVSGQFDYILKCRIPEMSAYRQLLGDVVLTLPGVKESKSYVVMEEVKEQFSLHVPDIEELEAK, translated from the coding sequence ATGAAAGCGAAATCACGTTCTCTGGACCGTATCGATCTCAAGATTCTGCGTTGCCTGCAAGAAAATGCACGTATTTCCTATGTCGATCTTGCCTCTGAAGTAGGCTTGTCGACCACGCCGTGTCTTGAACGCGTCAAGCGGCTTGAGCGCGCTGGCGTCATTCGCGGTTACAAGGCGGTGCTTGACCCCAAGGCACTCAAGGCCAATCTGTTGGTATTCGTCGAAATCAGCCTCGAAACCCAGTCTCCTTCAGTCTTTGATGAGTTCCGTCGTGCAGTGTCCAAACTGCCGCAGATTCAGGAATGTCATCTCGTCTCAGGCCAGTTCGACTATATTCTCAAATGTCGAATTCCCGAGATGTCAGCTTACCGTCAGCTGCTGGGTGATGTGGTATTGACCCTGCCCGGAGTCAAGGAATCCAAGAGCTACGTGGTAATGGAAGAGGTCAAGGAGCAGTTCTCGCTGCATGTGCCGGATATCGAGGAGTTGGAGGCCAAGTAA
- a CDS encoding HesA/MoeB/ThiF family protein → MQDSQLLRYSRQILLPQVDIVGQQRLLAARVLVIGAGGLGCPAALYLAAAGIGTLVLADDDHVELSNLQRQIAHGDADIDQPKAASLAASVLAINPELNVIVLAQRLNGNALSEQVAAADVVLDCTDRFSSRFPINAACVAAGTPLVSGAAIRFSGQLVVFDLRQPESPCYACLYAPDELGDEEITCAESGVIAPLVGIIGAFQALEALKLISGAGSAHRGLATFDGLTGEWRRMGLKRDPGCQVCGTARS, encoded by the coding sequence ATGCAAGATTCGCAATTACTGCGCTATTCGCGCCAGATTCTGCTTCCCCAGGTCGATATCGTCGGCCAGCAACGTCTGCTGGCGGCGCGAGTGCTGGTGATCGGGGCGGGCGGGCTGGGCTGTCCAGCGGCACTGTACCTGGCCGCTGCAGGTATCGGTACGCTGGTGCTGGCGGATGATGATCATGTCGAGCTCTCCAATCTGCAGCGCCAGATCGCGCATGGTGATGCAGATATTGATCAGCCCAAGGCAGCGTCGCTGGCAGCGTCGGTACTGGCGATCAACCCTGAGTTGAACGTTATCGTGTTGGCGCAGCGCCTGAACGGCAATGCGTTGTCAGAACAGGTCGCTGCGGCTGATGTGGTGCTCGATTGTACGGATCGCTTCAGTTCACGCTTTCCGATCAATGCGGCCTGCGTAGCGGCGGGCACGCCCCTGGTATCGGGGGCAGCGATTCGCTTTTCTGGCCAGTTGGTCGTGTTCGATCTACGTCAGCCGGAGTCACCCTGCTATGCCTGCCTCTATGCGCCGGATGAGCTGGGTGATGAAGAGATCACGTGTGCTGAAAGCGGAGTGATTGCACCACTGGTTGGCATCATCGGCGCCTTTCAGGCACTTGAGGCACTCAAGCTGATCAGTGGCGCGGGTAGCGCGCATCGTGGCCTGGCGACGTTTGATGGTTTGACCGGCGAGTGGCGGCGCATGGGGCTCAAGCGTGATCCTGGCTGCCAGGTGTGTGGGACTGCACGCTCATGA
- the ispE gene encoding 4-(cytidine 5'-diphospho)-2-C-methyl-D-erythritol kinase, with protein MTHSTLSALSLPAPAKLNRMLHITGQRADGYHELQTLFQFLDHGDTLHFQLRDDDAITLTPAIDGVPEETNLIVRAARRLREAAVAQDKMAVSALPGVDIRLEKILPMGGGLGGGSSDAATTLLALDRLWKLSLGEDALAELGLELGADVPVFVRGFAAWAEGVGEKLSPATLDTPWFVVIHPGIEVSTPAVFGHPQLTRSSPAISMARALQGGRNDCEVVVSTLYPAVADALNWLNHFGTARLTGTGACVFCAFDDARQASKVLGKLACERPMWHTFLARGCNISPLHAALAQA; from the coding sequence GTGACCCACTCGACTCTCTCCGCCCTCAGCCTACCGGCACCTGCCAAGCTGAACCGCATGCTGCACATTACCGGGCAGCGCGCCGATGGCTATCACGAGCTACAAACCCTGTTCCAGTTTCTCGATCACGGCGATACCTTGCACTTTCAGTTGCGTGACGATGACGCCATCACTCTGACGCCTGCCATTGATGGCGTGCCCGAGGAAACCAATCTGATCGTACGTGCGGCACGGCGACTGCGTGAAGCCGCAGTGGCACAAGACAAGATGGCGGTATCAGCACTGCCTGGCGTCGATATCCGACTAGAGAAAATACTGCCGATGGGCGGCGGCCTCGGGGGTGGTAGTAGCGATGCCGCCACAACACTCTTGGCACTCGACCGCCTATGGAAGCTATCGCTAGGCGAAGACGCTCTAGCCGAACTAGGCCTTGAGCTGGGAGCCGATGTGCCTGTCTTCGTGCGTGGCTTTGCTGCCTGGGCTGAGGGCGTTGGCGAGAAGCTGTCGCCCGCTACGCTTGATACCCCATGGTTTGTGGTTATTCACCCCGGAATCGAGGTCTCAACCCCTGCCGTATTCGGCCACCCGCAATTGACACGTTCCAGCCCCGCTATTAGTATGGCGCGCGCACTGCAGGGGGGCCGAAACGACTGCGAAGTCGTCGTAAGCACTTTGTACCCGGCAGTCGCCGACGCTCTGAACTGGCTGAATCATTTCGGCACCGCCAGACTGACGGGCACCGGCGCCTGTGTGTTCTGTGCGTTTGATGACGCACGACAGGCCAGCAAGGTGCTGGGCAAACTCGCATGCGAGCGCCCAATGTGGCACACCTTCCTGGCACGCGGTTGCAACATCTCCCCTCTACATGCTGCTCTGGCTCAGGCCTGA
- the lolB gene encoding lipoprotein insertase outer membrane protein LolB, whose product MTTSSLSVSNASLPFARRLLTSILLAMTLVLSGCASQMASDNAGDLTRSDGDWQQQATSLEALTHWQLAGKVGIRTPDEGHSANLDWQQDGDDYRMLITGPLGAGRTTVTRDADGVRLNSSDGDFEAPDAESLMLQQLGWSLPLGALNDWVRGLPSKGAHQLEEDAQGFPATLHQDGWKVSYQDWTRAEGMWLPRKLKLYYGDLTATLIVNQWQAL is encoded by the coding sequence ATGACGACCTCTTCACTGTCTGTATCCAATGCTTCATTACCTTTCGCACGCCGTCTGCTGACCTCCATCTTGTTAGCCATGACACTGGTGCTGAGCGGCTGCGCCAGTCAGATGGCTAGCGATAATGCCGGTGACCTGACCCGTAGTGATGGTGATTGGCAGCAACAAGCGACATCCCTTGAAGCACTGACACATTGGCAGCTGGCCGGCAAGGTCGGTATCCGCACACCAGATGAAGGCCACAGCGCCAATCTTGACTGGCAGCAGGATGGCGACGATTACCGCATGCTGATCACGGGTCCGCTGGGGGCAGGCCGTACTACCGTGACGCGTGACGCTGACGGTGTCCGCCTCAACTCTTCAGATGGTGACTTTGAGGCTCCCGATGCCGAAAGCCTGATGCTGCAGCAGCTGGGGTGGTCATTGCCGTTAGGCGCGCTGAATGACTGGGTGCGCGGCTTGCCGAGTAAAGGTGCCCACCAGCTGGAGGAAGATGCACAAGGCTTCCCCGCCACGTTGCATCAAGACGGATGGAAAGTGAGCTACCAGGACTGGACGCGTGCTGAAGGCATGTGGCTGCCGCGCAAACTCAAGCTCTACTATGGCGACCTGACCGCGACGCTGATCGTCAATCAGTGGCAGGCCCTGTAA
- the prfA gene encoding peptide chain release factor 1, translated as MKDSLITKLDTFHDRFEEISALLSEPEVIGNQAKFRDLSREYAELEPLIEAWRRHRALMEGREAALSMCDDSDPEMRDMAREEVRDIDAALEALEGEITQLLIPRDPDDGANVFLEVRAGTGGDEAALFAGDLFRMYSRYAELKGWKVETVSASHGEHGGFKEVIARVKGEGVYSRLKFESGAHRVQRVPATESQGRIHTSACTVAVMPEADEVGDIDINPSDLRVDTYRSSGAGGQHVNTTDSAIRITHLPTGVVVECQDERSQHKNRARAMSLLAARLKQAAVDTQAQATSDARRKLVGSGDRSERIRTYNFPQGRLTDHRINLTLYKLNEVIAGQLDEVIEPLVVEYQADQLTALQEH; from the coding sequence ATGAAAGACAGCCTCATCACCAAGCTCGATACCTTCCACGACCGCTTCGAGGAGATCTCCGCACTGTTGTCGGAGCCAGAAGTCATCGGGAATCAGGCCAAATTCCGTGACCTGTCGCGGGAATACGCCGAGCTTGAGCCGCTGATCGAGGCATGGCGTCGCCATCGCGCGCTTATGGAAGGTCGTGAAGCGGCCCTGAGCATGTGTGACGACAGCGACCCTGAGATGCGTGACATGGCGCGTGAGGAAGTGCGCGATATCGATGCCGCACTCGAAGCCTTGGAAGGTGAAATCACCCAGTTGCTGATTCCGCGTGACCCAGACGATGGTGCCAACGTCTTCCTCGAAGTGCGTGCGGGAACCGGTGGTGATGAAGCCGCGCTATTTGCCGGTGACCTGTTTCGTATGTACTCGCGCTACGCCGAACTCAAGGGCTGGAAGGTTGAGACTGTCAGTGCCAGCCATGGTGAGCACGGTGGCTTCAAGGAAGTCATCGCACGGGTGAAAGGTGAGGGTGTTTATTCGCGACTCAAGTTCGAGTCGGGTGCGCACCGTGTTCAGCGTGTGCCGGCGACAGAGTCACAAGGACGCATTCATACCTCGGCGTGTACTGTCGCGGTGATGCCTGAGGCGGATGAAGTCGGCGACATTGATATCAATCCGTCTGACCTGCGGGTGGATACGTACCGCAGTTCTGGTGCCGGTGGTCAGCACGTCAATACCACGGATTCTGCCATTCGCATCACTCACCTGCCGACAGGCGTGGTGGTGGAGTGTCAGGACGAGCGCAGCCAGCACAAGAACCGTGCGCGCGCCATGTCACTGCTGGCGGCTCGTCTAAAGCAGGCAGCAGTAGACACTCAAGCGCAGGCGACCTCTGATGCGCGTCGCAAACTGGTCGGCTCCGGTGATCGCTCCGAGCGTATTCGTACCTATAACTTCCCGCAGGGGCGCCTGACCGACCACCGGATCAACTTGACGCTTTATAAGCTCAATGAAGTGATCGCTGGCCAGCTGGATGAGGTGATAGAACCGCTGGTGGTCGAATACCAGGCCGATCAGTTGACCGCATTGCAGGAGCACTAA
- a CDS encoding 50S ribosomal protein L25/general stress protein Ctc, with product MKLFKLNAEVRKDLGKGASRRLRHTNDFVPGIIYGADKAPTPIMIDKPSLYKAVDDEAFYSSIITLNVAGLEEKVVIRDLQRHPFKPLLIHIDFLRIDLTQKLTMNVPLHITGQEACVGVNDQDGVLHVMATDIEISCLPSALPEYLELDVSALEVGHTLHLSDITLPEGAESVALSHGADHDAAVVNVTRPNIAAAEEDEAAGEGEEAAAE from the coding sequence ATGAAACTGTTCAAACTGAATGCTGAAGTTCGTAAAGACCTGGGGAAAGGTGCGAGCCGCCGCCTGCGTCATACGAACGACTTCGTGCCGGGCATCATCTACGGTGCTGACAAAGCTCCGACACCGATCATGATCGACAAGCCGAGCCTGTACAAAGCTGTTGATGACGAGGCGTTCTACTCCTCCATCATCACGCTGAATGTTGCTGGCCTGGAAGAGAAAGTCGTCATTCGTGACCTGCAGCGTCACCCGTTCAAGCCGCTGCTGATTCACATCGATTTCCTGCGCATCGATCTGACCCAGAAACTGACCATGAATGTGCCGCTGCACATCACTGGCCAGGAAGCCTGTGTCGGCGTCAATGACCAGGACGGCGTACTGCACGTCATGGCGACTGACATCGAAATCAGCTGCCTGCCGTCTGCACTGCCGGAATACCTGGAGCTGGACGTGTCCGCACTGGAAGTCGGCCACACTCTGCACCTGTCTGACATCACTCTGCCGGAAGGCGCTGAGTCTGTTGCGCTTTCCCACGGTGCTGATCACGACGCCGCAGTGGTCAATGTGACTCGTCCGAACATCGCCGCTGCTGAAGAAGACGAAGCTGCCGGTGAAGGCGAAGAAGCTGCTGCAGAATAA
- a CDS encoding ribose-phosphate pyrophosphokinase, whose translation MSKLMVFAGNANPALARKVAEALDTRLGHATVGQFSDGEIAVEINENVRGKDVFIMQSTCAPTNDNLMELILMVDALRRASAARITAVVPYFGYARQDRRVRSARVPISAKVVADMMVKAGVNRVMTMDLHADQIQGFFDVPVDNVYGSPILLDDIERQNYDNLIVVSPDVGGVVRARAIAKQLNCELAIIDKRRPQANQAQVMNIIGDIKGRTCVLVDDMIDTAGTLCKAGEALKDHGADRVVAYASHAILSGPAVDNITNSVLDEVVVADTIPLSDAARRSGKIRQLTVAGLIAEAIRRVSNEESVSAMFH comes from the coding sequence GTGTCTAAACTGATGGTATTCGCGGGGAATGCCAATCCCGCTCTCGCCCGCAAGGTAGCTGAAGCCCTCGATACCCGCCTGGGCCATGCAACCGTCGGTCAATTCAGCGATGGCGAGATTGCGGTAGAAATCAACGAAAACGTTCGCGGCAAGGACGTCTTCATCATGCAGTCCACCTGCGCACCGACCAACGACAACCTGATGGAGCTGATCCTGATGGTGGACGCGTTGCGTCGTGCGTCAGCGGCGCGCATCACTGCGGTCGTACCGTACTTCGGTTACGCCCGCCAGGATCGTCGCGTGCGCTCTGCTCGCGTACCGATCTCGGCGAAGGTGGTCGCGGACATGATGGTCAAGGCTGGCGTGAATCGCGTCATGACCATGGACCTGCATGCCGACCAGATTCAGGGCTTCTTCGATGTGCCAGTAGACAACGTCTACGGCTCACCGATTCTGCTCGACGACATCGAACGTCAGAACTATGACAATCTGATCGTCGTCTCCCCTGATGTGGGCGGTGTCGTACGTGCCCGTGCCATCGCCAAGCAGCTCAACTGCGAGCTGGCGATCATCGACAAGCGTCGTCCCCAGGCCAACCAGGCCCAGGTGATGAACATCATCGGTGATATCAAGGGCCGCACCTGCGTACTGGTCGATGACATGATCGATACCGCTGGCACGCTGTGCAAGGCAGGCGAAGCGCTCAAGGATCACGGCGCTGATCGCGTTGTGGCCTATGCGTCACACGCCATCCTGTCCGGCCCGGCCGTCGACAACATCACCAACTCCGTGCTGGACGAAGTGGTCGTTGCCGATACCATTCCACTGTCCGACGCCGCTCGTCGCTCAGGCAAGATTCGCCAGCTCACCGTGGCAGGTCTGATCGCCGAAGCAATCCGTCGCGTCAGCAATGAAGAATCCGTCAGCGCCATGTTCCACTAA
- a CDS encoding tetratricopeptide repeat protein — protein MHASTAAEHTPRETPHAKAQMGTLQDAPTDATRSASGTAACRASTTARRPLSYPAIASHRLKGTLLVGLMLGLAGCQSVSTSTPFANQPDPLDSAPAIQKGLDADSLNQLLSAELAGQRGDYPRAADGYLAASRRFDDPELARRAVLAARYADNPALLERAAERWQQLDDTASEPSIIRARLAMERGDWMTALEQRLVVEASGGNGNLATLMEQAIDAGADLEPLLSLLTRHITQYPTQPMPKIAAALLDASLGNESSARARLSRLEASHADLPELWLARSEIERDAGHLNASRQAATRGLDIAPDDSRLVLSAAQTELASGDMPSARERIDTLVTRHPNAPRLRMALASLFLDADAPQDAHRLLLPLLEEDPVPDAAFAMLGLAAEASGEIDNAILYYRQVPDGERYISSRARAAQLLAEHDRIDEARQFLAVERLRHPRHAMTLLSFEIDLLDTHEAFADADTLLDSSISTRRKALTKAVASKDNDARNAVGSELGSLLFLRGIRRLEDSQLEGMESDLREVIALEPDNASAYNALGYTLLVETDRRDEALTLIERAHELSPDDSAILDSLGWGYYLTGDNERALSPLEAAWAQQQDAEIGAHLIEVLWSLDRQDEARSLSVELSERFEEATELEALFQRIPALRPVVDAP, from the coding sequence ATGCACGCTTCGACTGCCGCTGAACATACGCCCCGTGAGACGCCACACGCGAAAGCACAGATGGGTACCTTGCAGGATGCCCCGACCGATGCCACGCGGAGTGCATCAGGCACTGCTGCCTGTCGCGCGTCGACAACGGCTCGCAGACCGCTCAGTTACCCCGCTATCGCATCCCATCGGCTCAAGGGTACGCTGCTGGTCGGGCTGATGCTGGGGCTTGCCGGTTGTCAGTCAGTGAGCACTTCGACGCCCTTCGCCAACCAGCCAGATCCACTGGACTCTGCGCCAGCCATACAGAAGGGACTGGATGCCGATAGCCTCAATCAGCTACTGAGTGCAGAACTTGCCGGTCAGCGTGGTGACTATCCCCGCGCCGCCGATGGGTATCTGGCGGCCAGTCGTCGCTTCGATGATCCGGAGCTGGCCCGCCGCGCAGTGCTGGCCGCACGCTACGCCGATAACCCCGCGCTGCTGGAACGTGCCGCTGAACGCTGGCAACAGCTGGATGATACTGCCAGCGAGCCCAGCATCATCCGCGCACGATTGGCGATGGAACGCGGTGACTGGATGACAGCGCTGGAGCAGCGACTCGTCGTGGAAGCCAGTGGTGGCAATGGCAATCTGGCAACCCTGATGGAACAGGCCATTGATGCCGGTGCCGATCTCGAACCACTGTTGTCGCTACTGACCAGGCATATTACGCAGTATCCCACCCAACCGATGCCAAAGATCGCGGCTGCCCTGCTGGACGCTAGTCTCGGCAATGAATCATCTGCCCGAGCTCGACTCTCACGCTTGGAAGCCTCTCATGCAGATCTTCCGGAGCTATGGTTGGCACGCAGTGAAATTGAACGTGATGCCGGGCACCTGAACGCCTCACGTCAGGCGGCGACCCGTGGGCTGGACATCGCACCCGATGACAGTCGCTTGGTATTGAGTGCCGCACAGACCGAGCTCGCCAGTGGTGACATGCCTTCCGCTCGCGAGCGCATCGACACACTCGTGACTCGCCATCCCAACGCACCGCGCTTACGCATGGCGCTGGCTAGCCTGTTCCTGGATGCCGATGCTCCTCAGGATGCCCATCGCCTGCTACTGCCGCTACTGGAAGAAGACCCCGTCCCGGATGCAGCCTTTGCCATGCTCGGCCTGGCTGCCGAAGCCAGCGGCGAGATCGACAACGCCATCCTTTACTACCGACAGGTGCCGGATGGTGAGCGCTATATCTCGAGCCGCGCACGTGCTGCCCAGCTACTGGCTGAGCATGATCGCATCGACGAGGCACGTCAGTTCCTGGCGGTGGAGCGTCTACGTCATCCACGTCACGCCATGACACTGCTCAGCTTCGAAATTGACTTGCTCGACACTCATGAGGCCTTCGCTGACGCTGATACCCTGCTCGACAGCAGTATCAGTACACGCCGCAAGGCACTCACCAAGGCGGTTGCCAGCAAGGATAACGACGCACGCAATGCTGTCGGCAGTGAGCTAGGCAGCCTGCTGTTCCTGCGCGGCATTCGCCGCCTCGAGGATAGCCAGCTTGAAGGTATGGAGAGTGATCTACGCGAAGTGATCGCGCTGGAACCAGACAATGCCAGCGCCTACAACGCCTTGGGTTATACCCTGCTGGTCGAAACTGATCGCCGTGACGAAGCACTGACATTGATTGAACGAGCGCATGAACTGTCGCCGGATGACTCGGCCATTCTCGATAGCCTCGGTTGGGGCTACTACCTGACCGGCGATAACGAGCGTGCACTTTCACCGCTGGAGGCCGCCTGGGCCCAGCAACAGGACGCCGAGATTGGCGCTCATCTCATCGAGGTGCTGTGGTCACTGGATCGTCAGGACGAGGCGCGAAGCCTGTCCGTCGAATTAAGCGAACGCTTCGAGGAGGCCACCGAACTGGAAGCACTGTTCCAGCGTATTCCGGCCTTGCGCCCTGTAGTCGATGCGCCCTGA
- the pth gene encoding aminoacyl-tRNA hydrolase, which yields MSQVKAIIGLGNPGNEYEDTRHNAGVWLLDALARHGHTTLRPERKFHGQYAKLVFAGQDLHLLFPSTFMNRSGQAVAALCNFYKLAPDELLVAHDELDIEPGTARYKQGGGHGGHNGLRDIISALGNDKSFHRARIGIGHPGNANLVTNFVLGRPGKAERQSIDAAIDEIVMTLPEAINGEWARAMNRLHSFKP from the coding sequence ATGTCACAGGTGAAAGCGATCATCGGCCTCGGTAACCCGGGGAACGAATACGAAGACACCCGTCACAATGCTGGCGTCTGGCTCCTTGATGCCCTTGCGCGCCACGGTCACACCACGTTGCGTCCGGAACGCAAGTTCCATGGCCAATACGCGAAGCTTGTCTTCGCCGGCCAGGATCTGCATTTGCTGTTCCCATCGACGTTCATGAATCGCAGCGGTCAGGCCGTGGCCGCATTGTGCAACTTCTACAAGCTTGCCCCGGATGAACTGCTCGTCGCTCACGATGAGCTGGACATCGAACCCGGCACCGCACGCTACAAGCAGGGTGGTGGTCATGGCGGCCACAATGGGCTACGCGACATCATCAGTGCACTAGGCAATGATAAATCATTCCATCGTGCCCGCATCGGTATCGGTCATCCCGGCAATGCCAATCTGGTGACCAATTTCGTACTCGGCCGCCCCGGCAAGGCAGAACGTCAATCCATTGACGCTGCTATCGACGAAATTGTCATGACTCTGCCTGAAGCCATCAATGGTGAGTGGGCACGTGCCATGAACCGCCTGCATTCCTTCAAGCCTTAG
- the hemA gene encoding glutamyl-tRNA reductase, producing MTLLALGINHRTAAVDVRERVAFTPAQLDAALGELKRLPAVSEAAVLSTCNRTELYCVTSDGAQSVLEWLSRFHGLPMEDLEHCSYQHLGDEAVRHLIRVAVGLDSMVLGEPQILGQLKDAYQFARQSVGLGGELEQLFQHIFQVAKQVRTETGIGENPVSVAYAAVSMASHIFDDFTRANALLIGAGQTIELVARHLKEAGIANICIANRTLSRAEHLANELGGTAIGLEGIPHALEKADIVISSTASQLPILGKGMVERALKKRRYKPMFMVDIAVPRDVEPQVGELDDVFLYTVDDLQEVIEENRRHRELAAAQAEELIRQGVSAWLHLKRVRSGGEVIKRYRSHGEQLRAECEAQALAELKQGRDPQEVVAQLARQLTNRFMHYPTLALRQASGDDRQDILQTAQTLLLAPVDSSQDPS from the coding sequence ATGACCCTTCTTGCCCTTGGCATCAATCATCGCACCGCCGCCGTTGATGTGCGCGAACGCGTTGCTTTCACGCCTGCGCAGCTTGACGCCGCGCTGGGCGAATTGAAGCGGCTGCCGGCAGTCTCCGAGGCAGCCGTGCTGTCGACCTGTAATCGGACCGAGCTCTACTGCGTGACCAGTGATGGTGCGCAGTCGGTACTCGAGTGGCTGAGCCGTTTTCACGGCCTGCCGATGGAAGACCTCGAGCATTGCAGCTATCAGCATCTGGGCGATGAGGCCGTGCGTCATCTGATTCGTGTCGCGGTCGGGCTGGATTCCATGGTGCTGGGCGAGCCGCAGATTCTGGGTCAGTTGAAGGATGCCTACCAGTTTGCCCGCCAGTCGGTGGGCCTTGGTGGCGAGTTGGAGCAGCTCTTTCAGCATATCTTTCAAGTCGCCAAGCAAGTGCGTACTGAAACGGGTATCGGCGAAAACCCTGTCTCGGTAGCTTATGCCGCCGTCAGCATGGCAAGTCACATCTTTGACGACTTCACACGTGCCAACGCGCTGTTGATCGGGGCAGGTCAGACTATCGAGCTGGTCGCGCGCCATCTCAAGGAAGCTGGCATCGCCAATATCTGTATCGCCAATCGCACGCTGTCCCGCGCCGAACATCTGGCCAATGAGCTAGGCGGTACGGCGATTGGGCTGGAGGGCATTCCTCATGCGCTCGAAAAGGCTGATATCGTCATTTCCTCGACTGCCTCCCAATTGCCGATTCTGGGCAAGGGCATGGTCGAGCGTGCCCTGAAAAAGCGCCGTTACAAGCCGATGTTCATGGTCGATATTGCGGTACCACGTGATGTTGAGCCTCAGGTGGGCGAGCTTGACGATGTTTTCCTCTATACGGTCGATGATCTGCAGGAAGTCATCGAGGAAAATCGTCGCCACCGCGAGCTGGCCGCGGCACAGGCAGAAGAGCTGATTCGCCAAGGCGTCAGCGCCTGGTTGCATCTCAAGCGTGTGCGCAGTGGTGGCGAAGTCATCAAACGCTACCGCAGTCATGGCGAGCAGCTGCGCGCCGAATGTGAGGCGCAGGCATTGGCAGAGCTCAAGCAGGGTCGCGATCCGCAGGAAGTTGTCGCGCAGCTGGCGCGTCAGCTGACCAATCGCTTCATGCATTACCCGACGCTGGCGTTGCGCCAGGCCTCGGGTGATGACCGACAGGATATTCTTCAGACGGCACAGACGCTTCTGCTCGCGCCGGTTGATTCATCACAGGACCCTTCATGA